In the Streptomyces sp. BHT-5-2 genome, one interval contains:
- the trpS gene encoding tryptophan--tRNA ligase has product MALERPPVAHHRPKGSGSAMQHPRVLSGIQPTAGSFHLGNYLGAVRQWVALQESHDAFYMVVDLHAITVPQDPAELRRNTRIAAAQLLAAGLDPERCTLFVQSHVPEHAQLSWVMNCVTGFGEASRMTQFKDKSAKQGTDRTTVGLFTYPVLMVADILLYQADQVPVGEDQRQHLELTRDLADRFNTRFGDTFTVPNPYIVKETAKIFDLQDPSIKMSKSASSPKGIIDLLDEPKVTAKKIKSAVTDTDTVIRFDREAKPGVSNLLTILSTLTGQDIPSLERSYEGKMYGALKTDLAEVMVDFVTPFRTRTQEYLDDPETLDTILAKGAEKARAVAAETLATTYDRIGFLPAKR; this is encoded by the coding sequence ATGGCTCTCGAACGCCCGCCCGTCGCCCACCACCGCCCCAAGGGGAGTGGCTCCGCCATGCAGCATCCTCGGGTGCTCTCCGGTATCCAGCCCACCGCCGGCTCCTTCCACCTCGGCAACTACCTCGGTGCGGTGCGCCAGTGGGTGGCCCTTCAGGAGTCGCACGACGCCTTCTACATGGTCGTCGACCTGCACGCGATCACCGTCCCGCAGGACCCCGCGGAGCTGCGCCGCAACACCCGGATCGCCGCCGCCCAGCTGCTGGCGGCCGGCCTCGACCCGGAGCGCTGCACGCTCTTCGTGCAGAGCCACGTCCCCGAGCACGCCCAGCTGAGCTGGGTCATGAACTGCGTCACCGGCTTCGGTGAGGCGTCCCGGATGACGCAGTTCAAGGACAAGTCGGCGAAGCAGGGCACGGACCGTACGACGGTCGGCCTGTTCACCTACCCCGTCCTGATGGTCGCCGACATCCTCCTCTACCAGGCCGACCAGGTCCCCGTCGGCGAGGACCAGCGCCAGCACCTGGAGCTGACCCGCGACCTCGCGGACCGCTTCAACACCCGCTTCGGCGACACCTTCACCGTCCCGAACCCGTACATCGTCAAGGAGACGGCGAAGATCTTCGATCTTCAGGACCCGTCGATCAAGATGAGCAAGTCGGCGTCCTCGCCGAAGGGCATCATCGACCTCCTCGACGAGCCCAAGGTCACCGCGAAGAAGATCAAGAGCGCCGTGACGGACACCGACACGGTCATCCGCTTCGACCGCGAGGCCAAGCCCGGCGTCAGCAACCTCCTCACCATCCTGTCCACCCTCACCGGCCAGGACATCCCCTCGCTGGAGCGCTCCTACGAGGGCAAGATGTACGGCGCGCTCAAGACGGACCTGGCCGAGGTGATGGTCGACTTCGTCACCCCGTTCCGGACCCGTACGCAGGAATACCTCGACGACCCCGAGACGCTGGACACGATCCTGGCCAAGGGCGCCGAGAAGGCCCGCGCGGTGGCGGCCGAGACCCTGGCCACCACCTACGACCGGATCGGGTTCCTGCCCGCCAAGCGCTGA
- a CDS encoding PLP-dependent aminotransferase family protein — protein sequence MEKSRATFGRDLGRDLHLDLGGPGGVRASLMAALREAVRSGRLVPGTRLPSSRSLATDLGIARNTVADAYAELVAEGWLCARQGSGTEVAERVLPRAADRSPRHAPGSPSPAAGPRFDLTPGTPDVSSFPRTAWLAAARRALTAAPNEAFGYGTPAGRPELRAVLADYLARARGVRTDPERIVVCAGFMQGLGVLCRALRPRGGTPGRVATEAYGLPFHRAVIARAGLGTVPLPIDAHGADTGRLTDLDHLRATLLTPAHQFPTGVPLHPDRRATAVNWARATGGYVLEDDYDGEFRYDRQPVGALQGLDPDHVVYLGTASKSLAPALRLAWMVVPDRLMDRVLEIKSAGEWQSGSLDQLTLAEFVSSGAYDRHLRGMRLRYRRRRDQLVAALAEHAPHVHVSGIAAGLHAVLELPPGTERSIAQAALWQGLAVTGLADFSDPAGPAAARDALVIAYGRPPDHAFSAVLEALLRAMPPAG from the coding sequence ATGGAGAAATCGCGGGCCACTTTCGGACGGGATCTCGGCCGGGACCTGCACCTCGACCTCGGCGGGCCGGGCGGGGTGCGGGCCTCGCTGATGGCCGCGCTGCGCGAGGCGGTGCGGTCCGGACGGCTGGTCCCCGGCACCCGGCTGCCGTCCTCCCGTTCCCTCGCCACCGACCTCGGCATCGCCCGCAACACCGTCGCCGACGCCTACGCGGAGCTGGTCGCCGAGGGCTGGCTGTGCGCCCGCCAGGGCTCGGGCACCGAGGTCGCCGAACGGGTCCTGCCGCGGGCCGCCGACCGATCACCCCGGCACGCCCCGGGCTCGCCGTCCCCCGCCGCCGGCCCGCGCTTCGACCTCACCCCCGGCACCCCGGACGTCTCCTCCTTCCCGCGGACCGCCTGGCTGGCGGCGGCCCGCCGGGCGCTGACCGCGGCGCCCAACGAGGCGTTCGGGTACGGCACTCCGGCCGGCCGCCCCGAACTGCGCGCGGTGCTCGCCGACTACCTGGCCCGGGCGCGGGGCGTGCGGACCGACCCCGAACGGATCGTGGTCTGCGCGGGGTTCATGCAGGGGCTGGGGGTGCTGTGCCGGGCGCTGAGACCCCGCGGCGGCACCCCCGGCCGGGTCGCCACCGAGGCGTACGGGCTGCCCTTCCACCGCGCCGTCATCGCCCGCGCCGGCCTCGGCACCGTCCCGCTGCCGATCGACGCGCACGGCGCGGACACCGGCCGGCTGACCGACCTGGACCACCTGCGGGCGACCCTGCTGACCCCCGCCCACCAGTTCCCGACCGGCGTCCCGCTGCACCCCGACCGGCGGGCCACGGCGGTCAACTGGGCGCGCGCCACCGGCGGTTACGTCCTGGAGGACGACTACGACGGCGAGTTCCGATACGACCGGCAACCGGTCGGGGCCCTTCAAGGACTGGACCCCGACCACGTCGTCTACCTGGGCACCGCGAGCAAGAGCCTGGCGCCCGCGCTGCGGCTGGCCTGGATGGTGGTGCCGGACCGGCTGATGGACCGGGTGCTGGAGATCAAGTCGGCCGGCGAGTGGCAGTCCGGTTCGCTGGACCAGCTCACCCTGGCGGAGTTCGTCTCCTCCGGCGCGTACGACCGGCATCTGCGCGGGATGCGGCTGCGCTACCGGCGGCGGCGCGACCAGCTGGTGGCCGCGCTGGCCGAACACGCCCCGCACGTACACGTCTCGGGCATCGCCGCCGGGCTGCACGCGGTGCTGGAACTGCCGCCCGGCACCGAGCGGTCCATCGCCCAGGCCGCACTGTGGCAGGGCCTGGCGGTGACCGGGCTGGCGGATTTCTCCGATCCGGCGGGCCCGGCGGCCGCCCGCGACGCGCTGGTCATCGCCTACGGCCGTCCGCCGGACCACGCGTTCTCGGCCGTCCTGGAGGCCCTGTTGAGGGCGATGCCGCCGGCGGGGTGA
- a CDS encoding Scr1 family TA system antitoxin-like transcriptional regulator, with translation MAIEPDRLGRSGLELAAMLRQLRRQAGLSGVRLAARCHMSQSKISRIEGGKLRPSLVDVEQILRGLSVSPAVAAEALAIARIAQTEWQDRKALHRKGLDKKQLELAGLEAVTTDFRYFMLSMATGLLATPDYIRESITHAPPTQQAKTVSMKLERQAALLDHSKRFAFLLTEQAIRYPLVSPDAMALQIDRLASLTLQSNIRLGILPMGVRFSNTPLSTFTVYDDRLATIETDLGAAVFRDPKDIRSLLDRFASYAAHAVYDDEARQLLTTWAWSFRQ, from the coding sequence GTGGCCATCGAGCCTGACCGGCTTGGCCGGTCCGGTCTGGAGCTGGCGGCCATGCTCAGGCAGCTCCGCAGGCAAGCCGGACTCTCGGGAGTCCGGCTTGCTGCACGTTGCCATATGTCCCAGTCCAAGATCAGTCGTATCGAGGGGGGAAAGCTCCGCCCGTCGCTGGTGGACGTGGAGCAGATCCTGCGCGGGCTGAGCGTCTCCCCCGCCGTCGCGGCCGAGGCCCTGGCCATCGCTCGAATAGCTCAGACGGAATGGCAGGACCGCAAGGCCCTGCACCGAAAAGGGCTGGACAAGAAGCAACTGGAGCTGGCCGGCCTGGAGGCGGTCACCACAGACTTCCGATATTTCATGCTGTCCATGGCCACAGGCTTGCTGGCAACGCCGGATTACATCCGGGAAAGCATCACACATGCCCCGCCGACACAACAGGCCAAGACCGTCAGCATGAAGCTTGAACGCCAGGCCGCCCTACTCGATCACTCCAAGCGCTTTGCTTTTCTCCTCACTGAGCAGGCAATCAGGTACCCATTAGTTTCGCCGGACGCCATGGCACTCCAGATTGACCGACTGGCCTCACTGACCCTGCAGTCGAACATCCGGCTCGGCATTCTTCCGATGGGTGTGAGATTCAGCAACACGCCGCTGAGTACGTTCACTGTTTACGACGACCGTCTGGCGACGATCGAGACGGATCTCGGGGCTGCCGTTTTCCGAGACCCCAAAGACATCCGTTCACTCCTCGACCGATTCGCCAGCTATGCGGCACATGCCGTCTACGATGACGAAGCCCGACAGCTGTTGACCACGTGGGCGTGGTCATTCCGCCAGTGA
- a CDS encoding DUF6879 family protein, with protein MLLDGEEWRRRFAEIKREAWRLETLPQYLVPQEAEAFAAFREGKTLDAYTASSYTERVSRQRAAGKRNGRVHIVTRPLSDYLQFEFARYYQAHSQAGDDIRILDVTDRPNPLAGVQDFWMFDHTEVVFMNYAEDGRQINREVFEGDVSPFIEYQRIAMAEAVPFEEYVNGGHRA; from the coding sequence GTGCTCTTGGATGGTGAAGAGTGGCGACGTCGGTTCGCAGAGATCAAACGAGAGGCATGGCGGCTTGAGACGCTCCCGCAGTACCTCGTACCGCAGGAGGCCGAAGCTTTCGCGGCATTCCGCGAGGGGAAAACGCTGGACGCGTACACAGCGTCCTCATACACGGAACGCGTCTCACGTCAGCGGGCGGCGGGGAAGCGCAACGGCCGGGTACATATCGTAACGCGGCCGCTCTCCGACTACCTTCAATTCGAGTTCGCTCGCTACTATCAGGCGCATTCCCAGGCAGGGGACGACATTCGCATTCTCGACGTGACCGATCGCCCCAATCCCCTGGCGGGAGTCCAGGATTTCTGGATGTTCGACCACACAGAAGTCGTGTTCATGAACTATGCGGAGGATGGCCGGCAGATCAATCGTGAGGTATTCGAAGGCGACGTGTCCCCGTTTATCGAATATCAGCGCATCGCGATGGCTGAGGCGGTCCCCTTCGAGGAGTACGTGAACGGTGGCCATCGAGCCTGA
- the glyA gene encoding serine hydroxymethyltransferase, whose amino-acid sequence MTPHSPTRPAHPALHAADPELAALVGAEERLQADTLRLIPSENYVSAAVLEATGTVLQNKYSEGYPGRRYYEGQQNIDVVEALAVERAKDLFGVEHANVQPYSGSPANLAAYLAFASPGDTVLGMSLPMGGHLTHGWGVSATGTWFNGVGYGVRADTGRIDFDEVRDLARKERPKIIFCGGTAVPRTIDFAAFGEIAREVEAVLVADIAHIAGLVAGGAHPSPVPHADVVSTTTHKTLRGPRGAMLMSRAAHAKAIDKAVFPGLQGGPHNHTTAAVAVALREASAPSFREYAHAVVANAKALAEALLARGFDLVSGGTDNHLVLIDLTSKEVPGKVAAKALDRAGIVVNYNTVPFDPRKPFDPSGIRIGTPSLTSRGLGTAEMPKVAEWIDRGVRAASTGDEDSLTTIRQEVTDLMTAYPAPGLPVHD is encoded by the coding sequence ATGACGCCCCATTCCCCCACCCGTCCCGCCCATCCCGCCCTGCACGCCGCCGACCCCGAACTCGCCGCGCTGGTCGGCGCCGAGGAGCGGCTCCAGGCCGACACCCTGCGGCTGATCCCCAGCGAGAACTACGTCTCCGCCGCCGTGCTGGAGGCCACCGGGACGGTCCTCCAGAACAAGTACAGCGAGGGCTACCCGGGCCGCCGCTACTACGAGGGCCAGCAGAACATCGACGTCGTGGAGGCCCTGGCCGTCGAGCGCGCCAAGGATCTCTTCGGTGTCGAGCACGCCAATGTGCAGCCGTACTCCGGCTCGCCCGCCAATCTGGCGGCGTACCTCGCCTTCGCCTCCCCCGGTGACACGGTGCTGGGCATGTCGCTGCCGATGGGCGGGCACCTCACACACGGCTGGGGCGTCTCGGCGACCGGCACGTGGTTCAACGGGGTGGGGTACGGCGTACGGGCCGACACCGGGCGGATCGACTTCGACGAGGTGCGCGACCTGGCCCGCAAGGAGCGCCCGAAGATCATCTTCTGTGGCGGCACGGCCGTCCCGCGGACCATCGACTTCGCGGCCTTCGGCGAGATCGCGCGGGAGGTCGAAGCGGTGCTGGTCGCCGACATCGCGCACATCGCGGGCCTGGTGGCGGGCGGTGCGCACCCCTCGCCCGTACCGCACGCCGACGTCGTGTCGACGACCACCCACAAGACGCTGCGCGGTCCGCGCGGCGCGATGCTGATGTCCCGCGCGGCGCACGCCAAGGCGATCGACAAGGCGGTCTTCCCCGGCCTGCAGGGCGGCCCGCACAACCACACCACGGCCGCCGTCGCGGTGGCGCTGCGCGAGGCGTCGGCGCCGTCCTTCCGGGAGTACGCGCACGCCGTCGTCGCCAATGCCAAGGCGCTCGCCGAGGCGCTGCTGGCGCGCGGCTTCGACCTGGTCTCCGGCGGCACCGACAACCACCTGGTGCTGATCGACCTGACGTCGAAGGAGGTGCCCGGCAAGGTCGCGGCCAAGGCCCTGGACCGGGCCGGGATCGTGGTGAACTACAACACCGTGCCGTTCGACCCCCGCAAGCCGTTCGACCCGTCCGGCATCCGGATCGGCACCCCGTCGCTGACGTCGCGGGGCCTGGGGACGGCGGAGATGCCGAAGGTCGCGGAGTGGATCGACCGCGGCGTCCGGGCCGCGTCCACCGGCGACGAGGACTCCCTGACGACGATCCGCCAGGAGGTCACGGACCTCATGACCGCCTACCCGGCGCCGGGCCTCCCTGTGCACGACTGA
- a CDS encoding ATP-binding protein has protein sequence MSARARFVATSTITPVVGYRLPADVRSVGWARRELRRQLRAWRVGGEVAANAELLVSELVTNAVRAHAAWAVPAPAIGVRFTLSGDRLRLEVRDVSDGVPVINEAKGNGEVSECGRGLMLVNALASGWGVEWGVTGKVVWAELMPPAPGTS, from the coding sequence ATGTCCGCACGCGCCCGGTTCGTAGCAACTTCGACCATCACCCCCGTAGTCGGCTATCGACTTCCGGCCGACGTGCGCAGCGTCGGGTGGGCTCGTAGGGAGCTGCGGCGGCAGCTGCGCGCATGGCGCGTCGGGGGTGAAGTCGCCGCGAACGCCGAGCTGTTGGTGTCCGAGCTGGTCACCAACGCGGTGCGGGCGCACGCCGCGTGGGCCGTCCCCGCGCCCGCGATCGGAGTCCGGTTCACGCTGTCGGGCGACCGGCTGCGGCTGGAGGTGCGCGACGTGAGTGACGGGGTGCCAGTGATCAACGAGGCGAAGGGGAATGGGGAGGTATCGGAATGTGGTCGTGGGTTGATGCTCGTGAACGCCTTGGCAAGTGGCTGGGGCGTGGAGTGGGGCGTCACCGGAAAGGTGGTGTGGGCGGAGCTGATGCCGCCCGCCCCGGGGACGTCGTGA
- a CDS encoding 2'-5' RNA ligase family protein yields the protein MGTVTLGVSLAVPEPHGRFLQRKREGFGDPAARGIPTHITLLPPTEVDTGALPGIERHLAEVAAGSRPFPLRLEGTDTFRPLSPVVFVKVVEGARGCTLLQERVRAASGPCARELQFPYHPHVTIAHGIDEAAMDRAQAELAGFSATWTIAGFALYEKGDDEVWRLEREYPFGAGGGAVPVPRQGSEPAELSRPPATFH from the coding sequence GTGGGGACCGTAACGCTCGGCGTTTCGCTCGCGGTCCCGGAGCCGCACGGCCGCTTCCTCCAGCGGAAGCGCGAGGGCTTCGGGGATCCGGCCGCCCGCGGCATCCCCACCCACATCACCCTCCTCCCGCCGACGGAGGTGGACACCGGCGCGCTGCCCGGCATCGAGCGCCATCTCGCCGAGGTCGCCGCCGGCTCCCGGCCGTTTCCGCTGCGGCTGGAGGGCACCGACACCTTCCGGCCGCTCTCGCCGGTGGTCTTCGTCAAGGTCGTCGAGGGCGCCCGCGGCTGCACGCTCCTACAGGAGCGGGTCCGTGCCGCGTCCGGGCCGTGCGCCCGCGAGCTGCAGTTCCCGTACCACCCTCATGTGACGATCGCGCACGGCATCGACGAGGCCGCCATGGACCGCGCCCAGGCGGAGCTGGCGGGCTTCTCCGCCACCTGGACGATCGCCGGCTTCGCGCTCTACGAGAAGGGCGACGACGAGGTCTGGCGGCTGGAGCGGGAGTACCCGTTCGGGGCCGGCGGGGGCGCGGTGCCGGTGCCCCGGCAGGGCAGTGAGCCCGCCGAGCTGTCCCGGCCCCCGGCCACGTTCCACTGA
- the rocD gene encoding ornithine--oxo-acid transaminase yields MTSTEAFIAAAEAHSAHNYHPLPVVVATAEGAWMTDVTGRRYLDLLAGYSALNFGHRHPRLLAAARAQLERVTLTSRAFHHDRYADFCTQLADLCGMELVLPMNTGTEAVETAIKTARKWGYRVKGVPDGRAGIVVAENNFHGRTTTVVSFSTDPEARADFGPYTPGFTVVPYGDLAALDAAVDADTVAVLLEPIQGEAGVLVPPRGYLAGVRELTRARNVLFVADEIQSGLGRTGTTFACEHEGVVPDVYVLGKALGGGVVPVSAVVSSREVLGVFRPGEHGSTFGGNPLACAVGLEVIAMLRTGEYQRRAAELGDRLHRSLAPIVGGGAVDAIRGRGLWAGVDINPSRGDGRAVSERLLARGVLVKDTHGATIRIAPPLVIDEEELDWGLEQLRVVLGA; encoded by the coding sequence GTGACGTCCACGGAAGCGTTCATCGCCGCCGCCGAGGCCCACAGCGCGCACAACTACCACCCGCTCCCCGTGGTCGTGGCCACCGCCGAGGGCGCCTGGATGACCGATGTCACCGGCCGCCGCTATCTGGACCTGCTCGCCGGGTACTCCGCGCTCAACTTCGGCCACCGTCACCCCCGTCTGCTGGCGGCGGCCCGCGCCCAGCTGGAACGGGTCACGCTCACCTCCCGCGCCTTCCACCACGACCGCTACGCCGACTTCTGCACCCAGCTCGCCGACCTGTGCGGGATGGAACTCGTGCTGCCGATGAACACCGGCACGGAGGCCGTGGAGACCGCGATCAAGACGGCCCGGAAATGGGGCTACCGGGTCAAGGGCGTGCCCGACGGACGGGCCGGGATCGTCGTCGCGGAGAACAACTTCCACGGCCGGACCACCACCGTCGTCTCCTTCTCCACCGACCCCGAGGCCCGCGCCGACTTCGGCCCGTACACCCCCGGCTTCACCGTCGTCCCCTATGGCGACCTGGCCGCCCTGGACGCCGCCGTCGACGCCGACACCGTCGCGGTGCTGCTGGAGCCGATCCAGGGCGAGGCCGGGGTCCTGGTGCCGCCGCGCGGCTACCTGGCCGGGGTGCGCGAGCTGACCCGGGCCCGGAACGTGCTCTTCGTCGCGGACGAGATCCAGTCCGGGCTGGGCCGCACCGGGACCACCTTCGCCTGCGAACACGAGGGCGTGGTGCCCGATGTGTACGTCCTCGGCAAGGCGCTGGGCGGCGGGGTGGTGCCGGTGTCCGCGGTGGTGTCGTCCCGCGAGGTGCTGGGCGTCTTCCGGCCCGGCGAGCACGGCTCGACGTTCGGCGGCAACCCGCTGGCCTGCGCGGTCGGCCTGGAGGTCATCGCGATGCTGCGCACCGGCGAGTACCAGCGGCGGGCCGCCGAACTCGGCGACCGCCTGCACCGCTCGCTGGCCCCGATCGTGGGCGGCGGCGCGGTGGACGCGATCCGCGGCCGCGGCCTGTGGGCCGGCGTCGACATCAACCCCTCGCGCGGCGACGGCCGGGCCGTCTCGGAACGGCTGCTGGCGCGCGGTGTGCTGGTCAAGGACACCCACGGCGCGACGATCCGGATCGCGCCGCCGCTGGTGATCGACGAGGAGGAGCTGGACTGGGGGCTGGAGCAACTCCGGGTGGTGCTGGGCGCGTAG
- a CDS encoding D-alanyl-D-alanine carboxypeptidase family protein: MPTTLSASASPSAVRTVAALASSVVLASPLLAGTAHAAPVDGGQPPKAPVPPAKMSQVGGEQLGRPGVQVQLRPGAPELPKELTGRSWIISDAETGDVLAAKNPHWQLAPASTLKMLFADTVLPKFPKTTKYTVKSADLAGMGVGSSLVGIKENLTYTVHDLWLGVFLRSGNDAVHTLSAMNGGTEATVKQMQQRAVQLNATDTHVITPDGYDAPGQVSSAYDLSLFARAGLQNADFREYCSTASAQFPGDMGKDGKRATFGIQNTNRLLSGDYDIKPYPGIAGVKNGSTTNAGSTFTGFAQHGDRKLLVTVMNPEKKQHNEAYREAAKLFDWGFAADGKVTPVGKLVDPKGSGKDHGADAKNGDPQAEAGLDSGSWGGPWTIAGIGGGAVALIAAVAWFVRRRRPQPEAGAGTGQEPGHRGGSGGRRRK, encoded by the coding sequence GTGCCGACGACCTTGAGTGCCTCCGCGTCCCCGTCCGCCGTTCGAACCGTTGCCGCGCTGGCGTCCTCCGTGGTGCTGGCGTCGCCGCTGCTGGCCGGCACCGCGCACGCCGCCCCCGTGGACGGCGGTCAGCCGCCCAAGGCCCCCGTGCCGCCCGCGAAGATGTCGCAGGTCGGCGGCGAGCAGCTGGGCCGGCCCGGCGTCCAGGTGCAGCTCCGGCCGGGCGCGCCCGAGCTGCCCAAGGAGCTGACCGGCCGCTCGTGGATCATCTCGGACGCCGAGACCGGCGATGTGCTGGCCGCGAAGAACCCGCACTGGCAGCTGGCGCCGGCCAGCACGCTGAAGATGCTGTTCGCCGACACCGTGCTGCCGAAGTTCCCCAAGACCACGAAGTACACGGTCAAGTCGGCCGACCTGGCGGGCATGGGCGTCGGCAGCAGCCTCGTCGGGATAAAGGAGAACCTCACCTACACCGTCCACGACCTGTGGCTGGGGGTGTTCCTGCGGTCCGGCAACGACGCGGTGCACACGCTCTCCGCGATGAACGGCGGCACGGAGGCCACCGTCAAGCAGATGCAGCAGCGGGCGGTGCAGCTGAACGCCACCGACACCCACGTGATCACGCCGGACGGCTACGACGCGCCGGGGCAGGTGTCCAGCGCGTACGACCTGAGCCTGTTCGCGCGGGCCGGGCTGCAGAACGCGGACTTCCGGGAGTACTGCTCCACGGCGAGCGCGCAGTTCCCGGGCGACATGGGCAAGGACGGCAAGCGCGCCACCTTCGGCATCCAGAACACCAACCGGCTGCTCAGCGGCGACTACGACATCAAGCCCTACCCGGGCATCGCGGGCGTGAAGAACGGCTCCACCACCAACGCCGGGTCCACCTTCACCGGGTTCGCCCAGCACGGCGACCGCAAGCTGCTGGTCACCGTGATGAACCCGGAGAAGAAGCAGCACAACGAGGCGTACCGGGAGGCGGCCAAGCTCTTCGACTGGGGCTTCGCGGCGGACGGCAAGGTGACGCCGGTCGGCAAGCTGGTCGACCCGAAGGGCTCGGGCAAGGACCACGGCGCCGACGCGAAGAACGGCGACCCGCAGGCCGAGGCCGGGCTGGACTCCGGCAGCTGGGGCGGACCGTGGACGATCGCCGGGATCGGCGGCGGAGCGGTGGCGCTGATCGCCGCGGTGGCTTGGTTCGTCCGCAGGCGGCGTCCGCAGCCGGAGGCCGGTGCCGGGACCGGGCAGGAGCCTGGGCACCGGGGTGGCTCCGGGGGGCGTCGGCGGAAGTGA
- a CDS encoding YihY/virulence factor BrkB family protein, protein MNGGRHSGQGSDEGPDESDEHSEHDQHGEHDAHSKHDEYDASAGQDQDQDEDKDKAQDRAPVEGAESSPLAWIPGLPVVGPRLAPLVERLLATHLWRSYERMLRVHWTRLAAAITFTSFIALFPLLTVAAAIVAATIGADRLHTLEAKLAEQVPGISNQLNLTGLVDNAGTVGLIAGAALLLTGIGWVQSLRDCLRAVWELPDEKTNFLLGKVRDGGLLLGLGAVAVVSVGCSAFASAAVGRAVDAIGLPRGGAVSVLLTVAGFCIAVLADFLMLAYVLTKLAGAHPSRRALVVASLVGAVGFEALKLLISSYLQGVAGRSMYGAFGTPIALLLWINFTAKLLVFCASWTAAEGAGQRPDGTGRRPDTEPAATA, encoded by the coding sequence ATGAACGGCGGGCGGCACTCGGGCCAGGGCAGCGACGAGGGCCCGGACGAGAGCGACGAGCACAGCGAGCACGACCAGCACGGCGAGCACGACGCGCACAGCAAGCACGACGAGTACGACGCGAGCGCCGGCCAGGACCAGGACCAGGACGAGGACAAGGACAAGGCCCAGGACCGCGCCCCGGTCGAGGGCGCCGAAAGCAGCCCCCTCGCCTGGATCCCCGGGCTTCCGGTCGTCGGACCGCGCCTCGCGCCCCTCGTCGAGCGGCTGCTCGCCACCCACCTGTGGCGCAGCTACGAGCGGATGCTGCGGGTCCACTGGACCCGGCTGGCCGCGGCCATCACCTTCACCAGCTTCATCGCGCTCTTCCCGCTGCTGACCGTCGCCGCCGCGATCGTCGCCGCCACGATCGGCGCGGACCGGCTGCACACGCTGGAGGCCAAGCTCGCCGAGCAGGTCCCCGGCATCTCGAACCAGCTCAATCTGACCGGGCTGGTCGACAACGCCGGCACCGTCGGGCTGATCGCCGGTGCCGCCCTGCTGCTCACCGGCATCGGCTGGGTGCAGTCCCTGCGCGACTGCCTGCGGGCGGTCTGGGAACTGCCCGACGAGAAGACCAACTTCCTGCTCGGCAAGGTCCGCGACGGCGGGCTGCTGCTCGGCCTGGGCGCGGTCGCGGTGGTCTCGGTGGGCTGCTCGGCGTTCGCCTCCGCGGCGGTCGGCCGGGCGGTGGACGCGATCGGCCTGCCCCGGGGCGGCGCGGTCAGCGTCCTGCTCACCGTCGCCGGCTTCTGCATCGCGGTGCTCGCCGACTTCCTGATGCTGGCCTACGTCCTGACCAAGCTCGCCGGCGCGCACCCGTCGCGGCGCGCCCTGGTCGTCGCCTCACTGGTCGGCGCGGTCGGCTTCGAGGCGCTGAAGCTGCTGATCAGCAGCTATCTCCAGGGCGTCGCCGGGCGCAGCATGTACGGGGCGTTCGGCACCCCGATCGCGCTGCTGCTGTGGATCAACTTCACCGCGAAACTGCTGGTCTTCTGCGCGTCCTGGACGGCCGCCGAGGGGGCCGGGCAGCGACCGGACGGAACCGGCCGGCGGCCGGACACGGAGCCCGCCGCCACGGCGTGA
- a CDS encoding SCO4848 family membrane protein produces the protein MKLSRPVSWFLLAFGAWSWVVWVTFVKNLIKDASGLAFDHGNPTAYFWIHLALAITSFLLGTAIGVLGFRGLRALRREAARGAAAES, from the coding sequence ATGAAGCTCAGCCGTCCCGTCTCCTGGTTCCTGCTCGCCTTCGGCGCCTGGTCCTGGGTGGTGTGGGTCACCTTCGTCAAGAACCTGATCAAGGACGCGAGCGGTCTGGCCTTCGACCACGGGAACCCCACCGCGTACTTCTGGATCCATCTCGCCCTCGCCATCACCTCGTTCCTCCTGGGCACCGCCATCGGCGTCCTCGGCTTCCGGGGCCTTCGCGCACTGCGCCGTGAGGCGGCACGGGGCGCGGCGGCGGAGAGCTGA